Part of the Geobacter pickeringii genome, GATATAAAATTTACCGCCATATGGATCCAAGGGAGGGGGTGATAGAATACCCATATTCGCCAACTTTTCGACCGTCACGGGTAGGCTTCCTCCCGATTTCAAGTAGCTGTCACGCGCCAGTTCAATCCTACGCACCGCTTTGAACGATGCCAAACGTATCTGATAATTCTTCTTAACCGCTAGATTCCTTACACCTTTTTCCATGGCGGTCAGATAGGCAATTGCAAGTTCCGTCTGTCCAGACTGCTGCAAATAACGTCCCGCCAAAAGCTTTGGCAAATCGGAGCCTGACAGCTCGCCGGCCAATTTGTAATACCTAGCCGCTGATTGAAAATCTCCAAGAAAATAGGAACTGTTGAAACCGGCAAAGAATGGTAGATACCAATCCCAGGTACGGTACTTCATGCCATAGTCAAGCAAGTTGTTGGCCAATTGATATTGATGTATCTCCCAGGTAAGAAAAGACTGAGCAAAATAATAGCCGTCCATGTTATACGGGTCCAACTGCAAGGCACCATGGATAATCCGTGACATCATTTGGTAATCAGGCGGCTCAACCATCACGTTATCCTGGGCTTTCATGGTTATTCCACCATAGTACATCAGGACCTTCGTGATTAATGACGCTCCCATCAATTCCTTATGGTCCGCACTCATTACACGTATAACTTTCAAACTCGGTACATAACCCAACTTTTCCTCGATTGGTTTCTGCTTCATATATAAACTAAATGGACCGATGATGGACCAGTACAGACAAAGTGCAACCATAAATATGATAATAGACATCTGTTGTCGGAATAAAAATGTCACTTAAATTTCCCTCCGCTCAAAGAACAACATTGACAATGACAGTACTATAGCAAGATATACCACGAAATATGCCACTGTCAGTAACACGCCGTTGCCATTTAATGGCAAAGCATAAATTGCATTTACCTTAAGATCGAAGCCTGCCAAATTCGGCAAAATATAGTACAAGATCATCACACATTTTTTCATAAAGGGTGAAAAAGTATTTTCGGCGACTGAGGACCTGATGAAATCATAAACCTGTTGTGATATGGTCCCAGTTAAAAATGCACTTATAGAGCCGAAAATCGGGAGAAAGAAAGAGGTGCTCACCGTAGACAGGGTCATAGCAATCGCCACAAGCAAAATATACTTCAAGGCATCAAATCCGATGCTGACCACTATTATGTGCCAAGCAATCGGTCGAGTGGGCGGATACATGATTGACGCGAACATGATTGATAGACAGGCGGCAACTCCCAACACAAGCGCAGTTAGCGCCATAAACAGAGCAATGCCCAAAAAACGTCCGAGCAAAAACGATGGGCGGCTCAAGGGCAAACTCAGGACACTATAGGAATAACGCCTCTCGATTTCCTTCCAGATCGAAGTAGCCCCCAAGAAAACCGCCAGTAGCAGTAATATAGCGGATATCAGCGACAAGGAAAGGGTGATGGCTAGCTCTGTCACCTGACGCATGGAAAAGGATGCTGCCGAAGGAATGAACAAGAAGAGTATTGCCAACCCTATAATTCCTTGAAATACCCTGTCTCGAAATATACCAATTATAGTTATGCGGCTCATTTCAAACATGATCTGCTCCTGTAATGAGAAATAATTTTATGTATTGCAATATTTGAGGAGGCATCAAGATCGTGATGCATGAGAGCAGTATTGAAAACTGCCTCAGCTGAACTATATTCGCCCAGTCTGTGATATATTTTACCTAATTGATAAAGATCTTCCGGGTTAGTGGTTAGCTCTGTCAGTTTTACGGCATAGCCTTTCATCGCCTTTAAATAGACGGTTTTTTGTTTGTTGTCTTTGTTCATCAGATAACTGTAATAACCGATCATGCCCTGTAGTGCTCCGATACTCTTACCCTTCGATTTTATTAAAATATCACGGTAGATATGCTCCGCCTTATCTTGCTTGCCTTGAATATTAAGTATATCGGCATAGAGAAGATCCATGCGATCGTCGTAATTCACAATTATTTTATACATTTTTTGTGCAGTAAAATATTGATCTATTGCTTCATCGTAATATCCTTTACTGAATAATGCACTCATATACAGCCCGTGAACATTGAGGTTTTGAGGTGATTTTGCCACTGTATCGGCAAGGATAGATACGTTAGTTTGCCAGATCAGATTACGCTGGAAGGTGATTAAAGAGCTTACCAGCAACAGTATGCTGAAAAGGATTAAAACTGTTGGGGCTAAAGCAATCTTTTTCTCAAGCACAACGCACCCGAATGCCAGCAACCAGAATGGCATGGCGAGATAAACGTATCGTTCGGCATAAGGTGTCCAAGCGATGGTTCCGAGTGCCAGAGGCAGCACCGGCAACAAGAGCGCCATGCCTGACAGACCTAATCCAGATAACAAGCTCTTGCGTATTAACAGAAATGTGCACGCCACCATCACAGCGATGCCTATGATACCATAAACAGGGTCAATATCACTTATTGCCAGATTCAGGGGCACCGGGAGAATAAATTTCTTGAAATAAAAGGCAATGGCGCCAAGGAACAGATGTACGGTACGGTTGGGATCCAACAATATCTTATGAAAGGTCTGACCTATTTGGGGAAAACTCGACACAAATGCAAGTTTCCGCGATCCCCAGATAAACATTATCACTAGTAATGACAACAGCAGCAGCATAGAAGCTTTTCTAAAATTATCGGCCATCGTGGAGAACTTCAAAAAGTAGAATCCTCCCGCAATTACAATGATCAGTACGGCAACCAAGCCATTGTAAGTGGCAAATTCAAACAGGACTGCAAGGACACCACAGAGCAAAAAGCCCGCCTGAAATTTTTCGTGCTGATGTTCAGTATACGGAACGAGATGGCCACTTTCCAACCCAGCTATCAGTAGTGGTAAGGCCAAAATAAATGCGACAGTTGTCTCCTTGGCCAACCAACTGAACATCATAATTGTCAAGGCGGCAACCATGCCGAACCAATGCATATGCTTGCGGGAGACAATAAACAGGCAAACGCCCGGCAACAAAATTGCTCCAGCCAGCAGATCAGTTCGTCCGGATATCCAGTTGATCGACTCAGTGGCCAATGGATGAACCGAAAACAGCAATGTCGAGCAAAAGGCAACCACCCCGCCATGCGGCCTTTGCCGAAACAATATCCTTCCTAACCAGAGCATTGACAAGGCAATACAAAGATGGAGCAGAACATTTTCAAGATGCATGGTTGTTGGTGCCAAATCCCATGCGATCTTGTCAAATTGAAAACTTAGGCCGATCAAGGGGCGGTAGTAACCTCCATGATGAGCCCGGGGAAAGAAAATATCCTGTATATTAAATACGCTGGAGTTGAAAAGAGAGGTGATCATCTCCTGATCGTCAAGGAGGGATATTTCTGAGAAGAGGGTTGGATAATAGAGCAGAAGAATAATCCCAGAAATGAGCAATATCTGTATGTGAACTCTCGTCAAAGAGGCTTTCAGATCATTCATCATAGTGGCTTCCATCTTCCCCTGTTATCATGCTTCAAAAAAAAAGGGTTGATTTTCATCAACCCTTTTCCACCTATCATAATAGTGAAATTACAGAGTGGTGTAGCCAGTCGGTACAGTTGTCGCAGGAGCACCGGCACTCCCGATGCTGACAGATGCTTGTGATCCGGCTGTCTTCGTGTTGAAATAAATCTTGGAATCACCATTCATACCGAAGAAAATCCGATTGCCACTCAGATGCTGGGAAGTGGCGGCATAAGCAGAGTTAGAAGCCCAAGCGTCCACCTGCACGTTGGACGAGGGAGTGAAGGTTGTAGTAGTACCTAGTGTGGTACTGGTGGTGATCGGCGCTGCATATGCCGCAGCACCGACCGCTATGGTAAGCACGCTTACGAAGGATAGTACCATCAGATTTTTCATATTACTGCTCCTTTCAAAAGTTTAACTTTGACCAATGGTTAAATATTCGGATAGGACTGAGTGTCTGTATAGGCAGCTTCCATAGCAGTCTTGAAGTTGCGCAAGTCACTTTGGGCGGCGCTGTTGTAACTCTTGGCGCGGTATGCAGTGAACTGCGGAATCGCAATGGCCGCCAGGATACCGATGATAGCTACGACGATCAGCAACTCGATGAGGGTAAAGCCTTTTTTACTTCTCAGTTTCTGTAACATGTTTGACTCCTTTCTTTGTGCTGCTTCAGCGGTTGTGAATTTGGATAGCTTGGCCAATTATCCGTTTAATCCTTAAACGTTGTCATTCTATGAGCAAAAGGTGGGCCAAAATCACCCATCCAACAATTTCAAGCTGTTACTGCGTAACCACCGCCGTTTTCAAAAAAACCAACCGCCACTCCTCCTCATTTCGTCACCAAGTCTGACAGAATTTGTCACCATCTATTCTTCATCCATCCCAAATTTGGCCAGGCGATAACGAAACGACCTGAAGGTCAGCCCCAGCAGCTCCGCAGCCTTTTTCTTCACTCCTCCACAGCGCTCGAGGGCCTGCAAGAGGATCTTCTTCTCGATCTCGTCCAAATAACCCTCCAGGTTCATTCCCTCTGGAGGAATCACAATTTCGTCGCACGACGTTGACGAGAGTTGTGACTGAGCCCCTTTGATCTGAGTAGGAAGAGATTCCACGTCGATCTCGCGGTTGCCCAGGACTGCGCACCGCTCCACAAGATTTTCGAGTTCGCGGACGTTGCCGGGGAAGTTGTAGGACATGAGCAGCTTAAGGGCCCCAGGGGTGATAATCTCCACGCCCGATGCAGCCGGGACGTGCTTCCGGAAAAAATGCTCCACGAGTTGAGGGATGTCTTCGTTTCGATCCCGAAGCGGCGGCATCTGGATTTGCACCACATTCAACCGGTAAAACAAGTCCTCGCGAAACGATCCTTCGCGGACCTGCTCTTCAAGATTGCGGTTCGAGGCAGCGACGATCCGCACATCGGCCTTCTGGTCCGCGATTCCCCCAACCCTCCGGAATTCCTTTTCCTGCAGAACACGCAGGAGTTTGGCCTGAAGCTGGAGCGGCACCTCGCCGATCTCGTCGAGAAAGAGGGTCCCTCCCCCAGCCTGCTCGAAGAGTCCGGCGCGATCATTGATTGCCCCGGTGAAGGCGCCTTTCTTGTGGCCGAACAGTTCGCTCTCCATGAGCGTTTCAGGAATTGCCCCGCAGTTCACCGCCACAAATGGTTTGTCCTTGCGCGAACTATTATAGTGGATGGCCCGCGCAACCAGTTCCTTGCCGGTACCGCTTTCACCGAGAACGAGGACGTTGGCCATGCTGGGCGCCACCTTCTCGATGAGCTCGTAGAGCTCACGCATCTTCTTGCTCTTGCCGAGGAGGCCGCTGAAACTGTACCGTTCCTGCACCTCCTGACGGAGCCGCTGGTTCTCCCGCTTGAGATCACGTTTCTCCAGGGCGTTCCGGACAAGGATCTTTACCTCTTCCACCTTGAACGGCTTGGCAATGTAATCATAGGCGCCGAGCTTCATCGCCTCGACGGCCTGTTCCGCGGTCGAAAAAGCGGTCATCATCAACACGGCGGTCTCAGGAGTGGCATCCTTGATCTTTCCGAGCAACTGGATGCCATCGAGCCCTGGCATCTGCACGTCGGAGATCACGAGATCATAAGAATTTGCCTCCAGAAATTCGAGGGCCGTCTCCGCACTTTCAGCCTGATCCACCGCGTATCCTTCCCGCTCAAGGAGGATGGCGAGAAATTCACGCATGCTCAACTCATCATCGACTACCAAAACCCTTATTTCCACAATTGTTCTCCGGTGCTGTTCGCGACTATGCTCTATCAACGTCGGGCAGGAAGATAGATGGTGAACTCCGTCCCCCTCCCCTGTTCACTCCTGACGGCTATTCTCCCTCCGTGGGCCTCGACTATGCGATAGACGGTGGCAAGGCCAAGACCTGTCCCACCTGTCTTGGTGGTATAAAAGGGCTCAAACACATGGGATATGAGTTCGTCACTCATGCCGCATCCCGTATCCCGGATGGCGATCCGGGAGGTCTGGCGACGCTCGCCACTGGGCCGGACTTCATCTTCACTCTGACCAGAGACCGACACCGTACCACCCTGGGGCATCGCATCGGCCGCATTCACGAGCAGGTTCCAGAGCACCTGGCGAAACAGGTCAGGGTCAACGGTAAGCATCAGGTGAGGGTCAACGCTGTTCTCTATCCCGGTCCGCACAAAACGTTTATCGGTGCGAAGCAGTGACCTGATCTCATCGACCATCGAGCAAAGATTGATCGATGACGGCGCGGGGCGGGTGGGTCGGGCATAGGCCAGGAAATCTTCGATGAGGTGGTTCAAACGATCTGCTTCCCTCAAGACTATACCGAAGAGACGCTGGTCATTCTCCTGAACCCCTTCTCCCGCGGCAATGAGCTGAACTGAGCCACTGATCGAGGCCAGGGGATTGCGGATCTCGTGGGCGATGCGCGCGGCCAGCTCACCAATCGCCGCCAGACGGTCTGCCCGTTTGAGACTCTCCTCCATCCGCTTGAGCTTCGTAAGATCCTGAAAGTTAATCAGTACCCCCGCCTCTGTAGACGAAGACCCGGCAAGAGGGGCACTGCTGAATCCGATAACCAGCATCCTCCCATCATTCGCCTTGTACTCGAATTCACCGCGCTTCACCTCATGAATGGTCGACGCGTAGTGACGAAATCCGGGAAGGAGATCAAAGAGCGTGCGGTCGTACGCATCCTCTTGCGTTACACCGGTCATCACCTCCGCATAGCGGTTGAACACCCGGATTTTCCCATCACGGGTTATTGTTACCAGACCACTGTTGAGGTTCGAGACGATGGCACTATTGAGACGCTCAAGCTCCTCATAATCTATGGCCCTCTGCTTCAGCTCGGACTCGCTGCGCACTGCCCGTTCGGCAAGATACCCGGTGAGGAGGGCGGTCAGGTAAAAGGCGAGGATGTTGATGAACAGGGTGTAGAAGATGTAGGTTGTGCCATACTGAAGTGCGGCAACGGGACTCAACCCGATGGCGACAAGTCTCCCGTAGTACTGGAGGTCGATGATCGCACCATAGAGGATAACACAGAGTGAGGCAGTATAAAGGGCCTCGCGACGCGCGATGAGAATGCTCGCATTCGTGATGGCGAGCAGATAGAGGAAAGAAAACGGACTACCAATACCACCGGTAAAGATGATCAGAACCGTGACAAAGAGGATGTCCCAGATAATCTGAATGTAGGTCAGGGATTGATTGTAACTTCTGACTATCCTCACAAACAGCAGAGAGAGGATGGAAACGCCGTAGGTGGCAATTATGAGTTTGGTGATGCCGTCAAGGGCTTCTTCACCAAGGGTACCGTTTCCCTTTATCTTCAGAACCAGCGTGGATGCCAGAAAAAGCGTAACAACAGCCACCCGGGCACAAATGAACCACAGAAGACGCCTCGTTTGGGCCATTATCAACCGCCAACTGCACCGGCAAGCTTGAATATCGGCAGGTACATGGCTACGACGAGTCCGCCGACCGTAGTGCCGAGAAACACCATCAGAAGTGGTTCCATCATGGCCGTCATGGCCCCGACCGCTTCATCGACCTCATCGTCGTAGAAGTCGGCAATCTTGGTCAGCATTGCGTCCATGGCACCGGTCGCCTCACCGACGGAGATCATCTGCACGACCATGGGGGGGAAGATCCCGCACTCCTGTAGCGGCTCAGCCATGGTCTTTCCTTCGGAAATCGCCTGTCGAACCCTGAAGATTGCCTCTTCGACGATCTTGTTGCCCGCCGTCTTGGCAACGATCTCAAGGCCGTCCATGATCGGGACGCC contains:
- a CDS encoding membrane protein is translated as MFEMSRITIIGIFRDRVFQGIIGLAILFLFIPSAASFSMRQVTELAITLSLSLISAILLLLAVFLGATSIWKEIERRYSYSVLSLPLSRPSFLLGRFLGIALFMALTALVLGVAACLSIMFASIMYPPTRPIAWHIIVVSIGFDALKYILLVAIAMTLSTVSTSFFLPIFGSISAFLTGTISQQVYDFIRSSVAENTFSPFMKKCVMILYYILPNLAGFDLKVNAIYALPLNGNGVLLTVAYFVVYLAIVLSLSMLFFERREI
- a CDS encoding tetratricopeptide repeat protein, whose amino-acid sequence is MEATMMNDLKASLTRVHIQILLISGIILLLYYPTLFSEISLLDDQEMITSLFNSSVFNIQDIFFPRAHHGGYYRPLIGLSFQFDKIAWDLAPTTMHLENVLLHLCIALSMLWLGRILFRQRPHGGVVAFCSTLLFSVHPLATESINWISGRTDLLAGAILLPGVCLFIVSRKHMHWFGMVAALTIMMFSWLAKETTVAFILALPLLIAGLESGHLVPYTEHQHEKFQAGFLLCGVLAVLFEFATYNGLVAVLIIVIAGGFYFLKFSTMADNFRKASMLLLLSLLVIMFIWGSRKLAFVSSFPQIGQTFHKILLDPNRTVHLFLGAIAFYFKKFILPVPLNLAISDIDPVYGIIGIAVMVACTFLLIRKSLLSGLGLSGMALLLPVLPLALGTIAWTPYAERYVYLAMPFWLLAFGCVVLEKKIALAPTVLILFSILLLVSSLITFQRNLIWQTNVSILADTVAKSPQNLNVHGLYMSALFSKGYYDEAIDQYFTAQKMYKIIVNYDDRMDLLYADILNIQGKQDKAEHIYRDILIKSKGKSIGALQGMIGYYSYLMNKDNKQKTVYLKAMKGYAVKLTELTTNPEDLYQLGKIYHRLGEYSSAEAVFNTALMHHDLDASSNIAIHKIISHYRSRSCLK
- a CDS encoding type IV pilin protein, which gives rise to MLQKLRSKKGFTLIELLIVVAIIGILAAIAIPQFTAYRAKSYNSAAQSDLRNFKTAMEAAYTDTQSYPNI
- a CDS encoding sigma-54-dependent transcriptional regulator, with amino-acid sequence MEIRVLVVDDELSMREFLAILLEREGYAVDQAESAETALEFLEANSYDLVISDVQMPGLDGIQLLGKIKDATPETAVLMMTAFSTAEQAVEAMKLGAYDYIAKPFKVEEVKILVRNALEKRDLKRENQRLRQEVQERYSFSGLLGKSKKMRELYELIEKVAPSMANVLVLGESGTGKELVARAIHYNSSRKDKPFVAVNCGAIPETLMESELFGHKKGAFTGAINDRAGLFEQAGGGTLFLDEIGEVPLQLQAKLLRVLQEKEFRRVGGIADQKADVRIVAASNRNLEEQVREGSFREDLFYRLNVVQIQMPPLRDRNEDIPQLVEHFFRKHVPAASGVEIITPGALKLLMSYNFPGNVRELENLVERCAVLGNREIDVESLPTQIKGAQSQLSSTSCDEIVIPPEGMNLEGYLDEIEKKILLQALERCGGVKKKAAELLGLTFRSFRYRLAKFGMDEE
- a CDS encoding two-component system sensor histidine kinase NtrB, producing MAQTRRLLWFICARVAVVTLFLASTLVLKIKGNGTLGEEALDGITKLIIATYGVSILSLLFVRIVRSYNQSLTYIQIIWDILFVTVLIIFTGGIGSPFSFLYLLAITNASILIARREALYTASLCVILYGAIIDLQYYGRLVAIGLSPVAALQYGTTYIFYTLFINILAFYLTALLTGYLAERAVRSESELKQRAIDYEELERLNSAIVSNLNSGLVTITRDGKIRVFNRYAEVMTGVTQEDAYDRTLFDLLPGFRHYASTIHEVKRGEFEYKANDGRMLVIGFSSAPLAGSSSTEAGVLINFQDLTKLKRMEESLKRADRLAAIGELAARIAHEIRNPLASISGSVQLIAAGEGVQENDQRLFGIVLREADRLNHLIEDFLAYARPTRPAPSSINLCSMVDEIRSLLRTDKRFVRTGIENSVDPHLMLTVDPDLFRQVLWNLLVNAADAMPQGGTVSVSGQSEDEVRPSGERRQTSRIAIRDTGCGMSDELISHVFEPFYTTKTGGTGLGLATVYRIVEAHGGRIAVRSEQGRGTEFTIYLPARR